A stretch of Arachis hypogaea cultivar Tifrunner chromosome 15, arahy.Tifrunner.gnm2.J5K5, whole genome shotgun sequence DNA encodes these proteins:
- the LOC112747317 gene encoding ubiquitin carboxyl-terminal hydrolase 17-like codes for MVVAGILGFQGVVYAVLLLGFVLIRQAWRNAEAKKEEIARLVEDAAIADMVAASIDYYSSSTTTTATSIPVPVSVPNSRWHQCVVCYAPTTMRCAQCKSVRYCSGKCQIIHWRHGHKDECCPPVATVQLNEEPVSHRAAVSDSESETHSGIHEMKGTHAGIASARHSYSGANPSVSARESFDGASRIRLAKPVGNSTTEDTCVSSSHTNESVSTPTLPVESKDSVNTEVKDSGSSKRSKTNSSNSAGENVSKSKPSKTRSDVYRDVVSNSSGHEHRRRVATIEKSVADTKCRNVSSLNSCSTDFVADHDLVEESHLSKHKEARKSSSSSADLLSSTTKGDLASHSKSSKSDNYHTLPAKSAIPNLPLNVRNGLKTSMQKVVQQFRGSKESRSDLVSVENEVAFPYELFSELYCYDKVKLFPFGLTNCGNSCYANAVLQCLAYTRPITSYLFQGFHTKKCQKKGWCFICEFEYLIQKAKEGNSPLSPIGILSKIHKIGSHFGHGREEDAHEFLRCAVDTMQAICLKEAGISSPLAEETTLIGYTFGGYLRSKIKCLRCLGKSERYERMMDLTVEIDGDIGTLEDALRQFTAPEILDKDNKYNCSRCKSYEKAKKKLTVLEAPNILTIVLKRFQSGNFEKLNKSVQFPEVLNMTPYMSGTKDKSPLYSLYAVVVHLDTMNTAFSGHYICYVKNIQGEWFRTNDSKVEPVELSRVLAERAYMLLYARHSPKPRGLVSSTTISPKFKRRNLEAIPSTSKTRSSTTAPSADSSSLQQKHGKHPSWSVLDDSLSNDFAYPEEWRFHYGMDSSSESSSLFSSSDASSCSTSSIKDSASSADFSDYIFGEVGSNWYNNQGLSSNSYDNLSTEFLVDSDANRRHRQDSELENKAVLYANKNRNHSGSRVFDLKRFVTINHRDKSSSTHVKRTSRDASAQTFYRV; via the exons ATGGTGGTGGCGGGAATCCTAGGGTTTCAGGGAGTGGTGTATGCGGTATTGCTGTTAGGTTTTGTTTTGATTAGGCAGGCATGGAGGAATGCGGAGGCGAAGAAGGAGGAGATCGCGAGGTTGGTGGAGGATGCAGCAATTGCTGACATGGTCGCTGCTTCAATTGATTATTactcctcctccaccaccaccaccgccacgTCGATTCCGGTTCCGGTGTCGGTGCCCAACTCGAGGTGGCACCAGTGTGTGGTGTGTTACGCTCCCACTACCATGCGCTGTGCTCAGTGCAAGTCTGTTAGATACTG CTCGGGTAAGTGTCAAATTATTCACTGGAGGCACGGTCACAAGGATGAATGCTGTCCTCCGGTTGCCACCGTGCAGCTGAATGAGGAACCTGTTTCTCACAGGGCAGCAGTATCAGATTCAGAATCGGAAACACATTCCGGTATTCATG AAATGAAAGGAACACATGCTGGTATAGCATCTGCCCGTCACTCATATTCCGGTGCTAATCCTTCTGTTTCTGCAAGGGAGTCTTTTGATGGTGCTTCTCGCATCAGATTGGCAAAACCTGTTGGCAACAGTACCACCGAGGATAcatgtgtttcttcttctcatACCAATGAGAGTGTGTCAACCCCTACATTGCCGGTAGAGTCTAAAGATTCTGTAAATACAGAAGTTAAGGATTCTGGTTCAAGTAAAAGAAGCAAGACAAATTCTAGTAATAGTGCTGGTGAGAATGTCTCTAAGTCAAAGCCCTCCAAAACTAGGTCTGATGTATACCGTGATGTGGTGTCAAATTCTAGTGGCCATGAACACCGGAGAAGAGTTGCTACAATTGAAAAATCAGTAGCAGATACTAAGTGCAGAAACGTGTCTTCCTTGAATAGTTGTAGTACAGATTTTGTAGCTGATCATGATTTGGTAGAAGAATCACATTTGTCCAAGCACAAAGAAGCACGAAAATCATCATCTAGTTCTGCTGATCTACTATCCTCAACTACCAAGGGTGATTTGGCATCACATTCCAAGTCTTCCAAAAGTGATAATTATCACACACTGCCTGCTAAAAGTGCTATACCTAATCTGCCACTAAATGTTCGTAATGGTTTAAAAACATCAATGCAGAAGGTTGTCCAGCAGTTTAGAGGCTCAAAAGAGTCAAGATCTGATCTCGTATCTGTTGAAAATGAG GTGGCCTTTCCTTATGAATTATTTTCGGAACTTTACTGCTATGACAAGGTGAAACTATTCCCCTTTGGCCTCACAAACTGCGGTAACAG CTGTTATGCTAATGCAGTGCTCCAATGCCTGGCATATACTCGACctataacttcttatctttttcaaggCTTCCATACAAAAAAAT GTCAGAAGAAGGGATGGTGTTTTATCTGCGAGTTTGAGTATTTGATTCAGAAGGCAAAGGAAGGGAACTCTCCACTTTCTCCAATAGGGATATTATCTAAAATACACAAGATTGGTAGCCATTTTGGACATGGAAGGGAGGAAGATGCCCATGAATTTTTGAG GTGTGCAGTTGATACAATGCAAGCAATTTGCCTTAAGGAAGCTGGCATTTCAAGTCCTTTGGCAGAAGAAACAACTCTTATTGGGTATACTTTTGGAGGTTATCTACGATCTAAG ATAAAGTGCTTAAGGTGCCTGGGGAAATCTGAGAGGTATGAGAGAATGATGGATCTGACTGTTGAGATCGATGGAGATATTGGAACTTTGGAGGATGCTCTACGACAATTTACAGCACCTGAAATTTTGGATAAAGACAATAAGTATAATTGCAGCAG ATGTAAATCCTATGAGAAAGCCAAGAAGAAGTTGACAGTATTGGAGGCACCAAATATTCTTACAATTGTATTAAAACGATTTCAG TCTGGAAACTTTGAGAAGTTAAATAAGTCAGTTCAGTTCCCTGAAGTCTTGAATATGACACCATATATGAGTGGAACGAAAGATAAATCTCCATTGTACAGCCTTTATGCAGTGGTTGTCCATTTGGATACCATGAATACTGCTTTTTCGGGCCACTATATTTGCTATGTGAAGAATATTCAAGGAGAATGGTTCAGGACTAATGACAGTAAG GTAGAACCTGTTGAACTGTCAAGAGTCCTAGCAGAAAGGGCATACATGCTTCTTTATGCAAG gCACTCTCCAAAACCTCGAGGTTTGGTTAGTAGCACTACAATCTCTCCAAAGTTCAAGAGGAGGAACTTGGAAGCCATTCCTTCTACTTCTAAGACGAGATCAAGTACCACGGCTCCAAGTGCCGACTCGAGCTCCCTACAACAAAAGCATGGCAAGCACCCTTCTTGGAGCGTTCTTGATGATTCCTTAAGCAATGACTTTGCATATCCAGAAGAATGGAGATTCCACTATGGGATGGATTCCTCAAGTGAAAGTTCTTCTCTCTTCAGCTCTTCTGATGCAAGTTCTTGTAGTACTTCAAGTATTAAGGACTCAGCCAGTTCTGCTGACTTCTCAGATTACATATTTGGTGAGGTGGGATCCAATTGGTATAACAACCAGGGACTTTCATCTAACTCCTATGATAACTTATCTACAGAATTCTTAGTAGATAGTGATGCTAATAGGAGGCACCGGCAAGACTCAGAGTTAGAGAATAAAGCAGTTTTGTATGCTAACAAAAACAGAAATCATAGTGGCAGTAGGGTTTTTGACCTTAAAAGATTTGTCACTATTAACCATCGAGACAAAAGTTCTAGTACACATGTGAAAAGAACTAGTAGAGATGCATCAGCTCAAACGTTTTATCGAGTTTGA